In a single window of the Planctomycetia bacterium genome:
- a CDS encoding Bax inhibitor-1 family protein yields MNIFAQGFEGAADRSTFIMRTYMHLVGAVMAFTAIEVALFQSGLAERIAVAFMSVSWLIVLGGFVVVSWFATRTAHAAATLPAQYLALGIFVVAQALIFVPLLYIANSFAPGAIESAAVCTLVGFGGLTFVAWGTRKDFSFLRGILWWAGVSAMVAIVASLIFGFTLGTLFSVAMVVLAGTSILYDTSNIIRHYPEDRYVGAALQLFASVAMMFWYILRIFLNARR; encoded by the coding sequence ATGAACATCTTCGCGCAGGGATTTGAAGGCGCGGCTGATCGCAGCACCTTCATCATGCGCACCTACATGCACCTGGTCGGCGCGGTGATGGCGTTTACCGCCATCGAAGTCGCCCTCTTCCAGAGCGGGCTCGCCGAGCGCATCGCGGTCGCGTTCATGAGCGTCAGTTGGTTGATCGTACTGGGCGGATTTGTCGTGGTGAGTTGGTTTGCCACGCGCACGGCCCATGCGGCGGCGACCCTCCCGGCCCAGTATCTGGCGCTGGGCATCTTCGTCGTGGCTCAGGCGCTCATCTTTGTGCCGCTGCTCTACATCGCCAACTCGTTTGCGCCCGGCGCGATCGAAAGCGCCGCCGTCTGCACTCTCGTCGGCTTCGGTGGACTCACGTTCGTCGCATGGGGCACACGGAAGGACTTTTCATTTCTCCGCGGCATCCTCTGGTGGGCCGGCGTCTCGGCGATGGTCGCCATCGTCGCCAGCCTCATCTTCGGATTCACCCTCGGCACTCTCTTTTCGGTGGCGATGGTCGTCCTGGCCGGCACGTCGATTCTCTACGACACATCCAACATCATCCGCCACTACCCCGAAGACCGCTACGTCGGGGCGGCGCTCCAGTTGTTCGCCTCCGTCGCGATGATGTTCTGGTACATCCTGCGGATATTCCTGAACGCGCGGCGGTAA